A DNA window from Porphyromonas gingivalis ATCC 33277 contains the following coding sequences:
- a CDS encoding DUF4133 domain-containing protein, which yields METYPINKGIGRSVEFQGLKSQYLFIFAGGLLALFVLFVILYMVGVNQWICIGFGGTSASILVWQTFSLNKKYGEHGLMKRSALHSHPRYLINRRRIPCLLRHKELPRRKRRENKRMDEGKEDKE from the coding sequence ATGGAGACCTATCCCATCAACAAGGGAATCGGTCGCTCGGTGGAGTTTCAGGGACTCAAAAGCCAGTATCTGTTCATTTTCGCCGGAGGGTTACTTGCCCTTTTCGTGCTGTTTGTCATCCTCTATATGGTGGGTGTCAATCAATGGATCTGTATCGGCTTCGGAGGGACTTCTGCATCCATTCTGGTGTGGCAGACTTTCTCCCTGAACAAGAAGTATGGGGAACACGGGCTGATGAAGCGTTCCGCTTTGCACAGCCATCCCCGTTACCTCATCAACCGACGACGCATTCCCTGTCTGTTGCGGCACAAGGAGCTGCCAAGACGAAAGAGAAGAGAGAATAAAAGAATGGACGAAGGAAAGGAGGACAAAGAATGA
- a CDS encoding DUF4134 domain-containing protein: MTKKHFLFAAILLLSAYSAFAQGNGLSGINQATNMVTSYFDPATKLIYAIGAVVGLIGGVKVYSKFSSGDPDTSKTAASWFGACIFLIVAATILRSFFL, encoded by the coding sequence ATGACCAAGAAACATTTTCTTTTCGCAGCCATTCTGCTGCTCTCCGCCTATTCAGCCTTTGCCCAAGGCAACGGCTTGTCGGGTATCAACCAAGCCACCAACATGGTAACGTCTTATTTCGACCCAGCCACGAAACTCATTTATGCCATCGGCGCGGTCGTGGGACTTATCGGAGGGGTAAAGGTCTATTCAAAGTTCTCGTCCGGAGATCCCGACACCTCGAAGACCGCCGCGAGCTGGTTCGGAGCCTGTATCTTCCTTATCGTGGCAGCCACCATTTTAAGAAGTTTCTTCCTCTAA
- a CDS encoding ParA family protein — MSKPIYLAIASPKGGVGKTSLTVLAASILHYHRGCDVAVVDCNHPVYTIARLRQQESEELNHQNLMRLKHRASYAPYPIICAPAREALNRVERHCADNPPRCILFDLPPLMRTEGTVELLSAMDAVVFPVTGSPMDMEAVRHFIDILGEQILTMGKGNIKELYLLRNMTQAWEREEADERCRTLADETGVLLMQTSLSHSRLYRPLLSERRRGVCTLFPPHGGKLSRLCIELGNELHEILQRLCTE, encoded by the coding sequence ATGAGTAAGCCCATTTATCTTGCCATCGCTTCCCCCAAGGGAGGTGTCGGCAAAACCTCGCTTACGGTACTTGCCGCAAGCATTCTGCATTACCACAGAGGATGCGATGTCGCCGTCGTGGATTGCAACCATCCCGTCTATACCATCGCCCGTCTGCGGCAACAAGAGTCGGAAGAACTGAATCATCAAAACCTGATGCGTCTGAAGCATCGGGCATCCTATGCTCCTTATCCGATTATCTGCGCTCCGGCGCGGGAAGCCCTGAACCGGGTGGAGCGACACTGTGCGGACAATCCTCCTCGCTGCATCCTCTTCGACCTCCCTCCATTGATGCGTACCGAAGGGACGGTGGAGCTGCTTTCAGCAATGGATGCCGTCGTCTTTCCCGTTACGGGCAGTCCGATGGATATGGAAGCCGTCCGTCATTTCATCGACATCTTGGGAGAGCAGATACTGACGATGGGCAAGGGCAATATCAAGGAGCTTTACCTGCTTCGCAATATGACACAGGCTTGGGAACGTGAGGAAGCCGACGAACGCTGTCGCACCCTTGCCGATGAAACGGGAGTCCTCTTGATGCAGACCTCATTGAGCCACTCCCGTTTGTATCGTCCGCTGCTTTCCGAACGCAGAAGAGGGGTATGCACCCTCTTCCCACCCCACGGAGGGAAGTTGAGCAGGCTCTGTATTGAGTTAGGTAATGAGCTTCACGAAATCCTGCAACGCCTATGTACCGAATAG
- a CDS encoding DUF3408 domain-containing protein, which translates to MAGKESCRERKSVSSKVTIRNSTTLIEHSEGHPTGLLQEEKSDYETTFLQPLNIGDRKGVFISKKTQEEISEIVYVAAAGKLTIGAFVEHILRHHLESHRDEIDALFEQQFRKRFER; encoded by the coding sequence ATGGCAGGCAAAGAGTCCTGCAGAGAACGAAAAAGCGTCTCTTCAAAAGTAACTATCCGTAACTCCACCACGCTCATCGAACATTCCGAGGGACACCCTACAGGTCTCCTTCAGGAAGAGAAGAGCGATTACGAAACCACCTTTCTGCAACCCCTGAACATCGGAGACAGAAAGGGCGTGTTCATTTCCAAAAAGACACAGGAAGAGATTTCCGAAATCGTCTATGTGGCAGCCGCAGGCAAACTGACGATTGGGGCATTCGTAGAACATATTCTCCGGCATCACTTAGAGAGTCACCGTGATGAGATAGATGCCTTGTTTGAACAACAATTCCGTAAACGTTTCGAGCGATGA
- a CDS encoding DUF3408 domain-containing protein — translation MAEKNKGAIDPVAIRELISQGIPMKKKESEMIPSPGIEEVDTSVPETRKEEVLEEPQLPIRTRRKNTAKGDYISLFMHRNDLYDRKAIYISKELQDKLSEIVLFIRKREMTLGMYVENILLKHLEDYKEEINRLSEKNFKKLL, via the coding sequence ATGGCAGAGAAGAATAAAGGGGCGATAGATCCCGTCGCTATCCGGGAATTGATTTCACAGGGTATCCCGATGAAAAAGAAAGAGAGCGAGATGATCCCCTCTCCCGGCATTGAAGAGGTGGATACGTCTGTTCCGGAAACACGGAAAGAAGAAGTCTTGGAAGAACCGCAACTACCCATCCGAACACGTCGCAAGAATACCGCCAAAGGAGATTACATCTCGCTCTTCATGCACCGCAATGACCTGTATGACCGCAAAGCAATCTACATCTCCAAAGAGTTGCAGGACAAACTGTCGGAAATCGTCCTCTTCATCCGAAAGAGGGAGATGACATTGGGCATGTACGTGGAAAACATCCTTCTCAAACATTTGGAGGACTACAAGGAAGAAATCAACCGATTAAGTGAAAAGAACTTCAAGAAATTATTGTGA
- a CDS encoding ParA family protein, whose protein sequence is MKKKPVFIAFSTQKGGVGKTTFTVLTASYLHYACGYNLIVVDCDYPQFSITAMRQRDAQGVDRNPALQELAATQFSELQKPTYTILCATAEAAVDTVREYLETHESDTDFVFFDLPGTINNDGVLTTLSGMDYIFTPISADRISLESTLSFSAIIKEAITDNTDTANKGIYLFWNMVDGREKTPLYAMYEKVIAELGLPVLKTAVPNTTRYKKEVMDEGTTLFRSTIFPASRTLLRGSRLKELVEEILSIVKPEAYGREE, encoded by the coding sequence ATGAAAAAGAAACCTGTTTTCATTGCCTTCTCCACTCAGAAGGGCGGTGTCGGCAAAACGACCTTTACGGTCTTGACGGCAAGTTACCTGCACTATGCCTGCGGGTACAACCTTATTGTGGTGGATTGCGACTATCCGCAATTCAGCATCACTGCCATGCGTCAGCGTGACGCACAGGGCGTGGATCGCAACCCCGCGCTGCAAGAATTGGCAGCCACCCAATTCTCCGAGTTGCAAAAGCCCACGTACACCATCCTTTGTGCCACGGCAGAGGCAGCCGTGGATACGGTCAGGGAATATCTGGAAACGCACGAGTCGGATACGGATTTCGTCTTTTTTGACCTACCCGGAACCATCAACAATGACGGTGTGCTGACCACCCTCTCCGGTATGGATTATATTTTCACCCCCATCTCCGCCGACCGTATTTCCTTGGAAAGCACGCTGAGCTTTTCAGCCATCATCAAGGAGGCGATAACCGACAATACAGACACTGCCAACAAAGGGATTTACCTCTTTTGGAACATGGTGGACGGCAGAGAGAAGACACCTCTCTATGCGATGTATGAAAAGGTCATTGCCGAGTTGGGACTTCCAGTCTTGAAGACGGCAGTCCCCAATACGACCCGCTACAAAAAGGAAGTGATGGATGAGGGTACGACCCTCTTCCGTTCGACTATCTTTCCCGCCTCTCGCACGCTGCTCAGAGGCAGTCGTCTGAAAGAGCTCGTGGAGGAAATCTTGTCCATCGTAAAACCTGAAGCATATGGCAGAGAAGAATAA
- the mobA gene encoding conjugal transfer protein MobA: MTKRHVGRPLKKEKASHCCMVRFTDTEFARFLTLYEQSGVPNRAVFIKARVFDETFRVIKVDRSLLDYYQKLTTLYGQFRSVGVNYNQAVVALKSNFTEKKAFAMLAQLEKLTLELAAVGGEIVHLTREFQEKWSQR, encoded by the coding sequence ATGACAAAGAGACATGTGGGGAGACCCCTGAAAAAAGAGAAAGCCAGCCATTGTTGCATGGTTCGGTTTACGGACACGGAGTTTGCGCGTTTCCTGACGCTTTATGAACAGTCAGGTGTCCCGAACAGGGCTGTTTTCATCAAGGCAAGGGTCTTTGATGAGACTTTCCGAGTGATAAAAGTAGATCGTTCACTGCTTGATTACTATCAAAAACTGACGACTTTGTACGGACAATTTCGCAGTGTCGGGGTGAATTATAACCAAGCTGTGGTCGCCTTAAAGAGCAATTTCACCGAGAAAAAAGCCTTTGCGATGCTTGCCCAACTGGAGAAACTGACACTCGAATTGGCGGCTGTCGGAGGCGAAATCGTACATCTAACCCGTGAATTTCAAGAGAAATGGTCGCAAAGATAA
- the mobB gene encoding conjugal transfer protein MobB translates to MVAKINYGSSLYGALAYNGEKVNEGVAKILETNKVFSPADGTHDISACMQDFMAYMPSHVLTKKLVIHISLNPHPDDRLTDEQFSAIAREYIEKMGYANQPFIVYKHEDIDRHHLHIVTLAVDERGKKINDGNNFYTSTRILKELEQKYGLIPAQMRKEKEVFRLQKVCYGDGENLKKQLVSVIRPAAKFYHCPSFKEYRALLSTYNICVEEVKGEIRGKTYMGLLYFATDDKGNKVGKVFKSSLFGKSVGYEALQNRFKASKEKLKEKHLAPKTKAIVAGALKRSATREDFRGNLHHRGIDVIFRENEEGRLYGVTFIDHNNGCVINGSRLGKELSANAIAEWFDRPHLELSVNTPQGENQSASHTLPSQENSFLGGLLDLPMEANGTDWEEEQFRRRMQRKKKQKKPRL, encoded by the coding sequence ATGGTCGCAAAGATAAACTATGGCAGTTCCCTTTACGGCGCGTTGGCGTACAATGGAGAGAAGGTAAATGAGGGCGTTGCCAAGATTCTGGAGACCAACAAAGTGTTCTCTCCGGCTGATGGAACACACGATATATCCGCCTGTATGCAGGACTTTATGGCATATATGCCGAGTCATGTCCTCACTAAGAAACTGGTTATACATATCTCCTTGAATCCGCATCCCGATGACAGACTTACCGATGAGCAGTTCTCAGCCATCGCACGGGAGTATATCGAAAAGATGGGCTACGCTAATCAACCCTTTATCGTTTATAAGCATGAAGACATAGACAGGCATCACCTGCATATTGTCACCTTAGCCGTCGATGAACGGGGAAAGAAGATTAACGATGGCAATAATTTCTATACCAGCACCCGTATTCTCAAAGAACTGGAACAGAAGTACGGTTTGATCCCTGCGCAAATGCGGAAGGAAAAAGAAGTGTTTCGCCTGCAAAAAGTCTGCTACGGCGACGGAGAGAATCTTAAAAAGCAACTGGTTTCGGTCATCAGACCGGCAGCGAAATTCTACCACTGTCCGAGTTTTAAGGAATACCGTGCTTTGCTCTCCACCTACAATATATGTGTGGAGGAGGTTAAGGGAGAGATACGCGGAAAAACCTATATGGGACTTCTCTACTTTGCCACGGATGACAAGGGGAATAAAGTCGGAAAAGTATTTAAATCCTCTCTCTTTGGGAAGTCTGTCGGATATGAAGCTCTGCAAAATAGATTCAAGGCGTCAAAGGAGAAACTGAAGGAAAAGCATCTTGCTCCTAAGACCAAAGCAATCGTAGCCGGAGCATTGAAGCGTTCTGCCACAAGAGAGGATTTCAGGGGGAACCTGCATCACAGGGGTATTGATGTCATCTTCCGAGAGAACGAGGAAGGGCGGCTCTATGGTGTCACCTTTATAGACCATAACAACGGCTGTGTCATCAATGGCTCGAGATTGGGCAAGGAACTTTCGGCAAACGCTATTGCCGAGTGGTTCGACCGTCCGCATCTCGAACTCTCTGTTAATACTCCTCAAGGTGAAAATCAGTCTGCATCTCATACGCTCCCGTCGCAAGAAAATTCCTTCTTGGGCGGTCTTCTTGATTTGCCTATGGAAGCCAACGGAACGGATTGGGAGGAAGAACAGTTCCGTAGACGGATGCAGAGAAAGAAGAAACAGAAGAAGCCTCGGTTATAA